The following are encoded in a window of Halosolutus halophilus genomic DNA:
- a CDS encoding creatininase family protein, protein MPRSSRLDELRHPEVEAYLDGTETPTALIPVGTTEQHGEHLAMGTDAFIPTEICERIAEDVDALVGPPINYGASDMHAGYDGITYLNYRTLATVVRDIAYSLAESGFTDIVFISGHLTNDWAAKVGANQATHDLPEENYVYAFPYWDALSGEDMEDYLSFDAGWHANIGETAAVMAIDEDLVDLESTSTDDPDLPEDIENPAALLDHLLIGKGAYYRVSETGTWGDPSDATADLGEEYFETITYAVAELINTFQEVRDDIYQRQRPDRAQEQW, encoded by the coding sequence ATGCCACGTTCTAGTCGACTCGACGAGTTGCGCCATCCGGAAGTCGAAGCGTATCTCGACGGTACGGAGACGCCAACAGCGTTGATTCCGGTCGGAACGACGGAACAACACGGCGAACATCTCGCGATGGGTACCGACGCGTTCATCCCGACCGAGATCTGCGAGCGGATCGCCGAGGACGTCGACGCACTCGTCGGGCCACCGATAAACTACGGGGCGTCGGATATGCACGCGGGGTACGATGGCATCACCTATCTCAACTACCGGACGCTGGCGACGGTGGTGCGCGATATCGCCTATTCGCTTGCCGAGAGCGGGTTCACCGATATCGTGTTCATTTCCGGACACCTCACGAACGACTGGGCGGCGAAAGTCGGTGCCAACCAGGCGACACACGACTTGCCCGAAGAGAACTACGTGTACGCGTTCCCCTACTGGGACGCTCTCAGCGGGGAAGACATGGAGGACTACCTCTCCTTCGACGCCGGGTGGCACGCGAACATCGGCGAGACGGCCGCAGTGATGGCCATCGACGAGGACCTCGTCGACCTCGAGAGCACGTCCACCGACGACCCCGACCTGCCCGAGGACATCGAGAATCCCGCGGCGCTGCTTGACCACCTCCTGATCGGCAAAGGTGCATACTACCGGGTCAGCGAAACCGGGACGTGGGGAGACCCGAGCGACGCGACTGCGGACCTCGGCGAGGAGTACTTCGAGACGATCACGTACGCCGTTGCCGAACTCATCAATACGTTCCAGGAGGTTCGAGACGATATTTACCAGCGACAGCGTCCGGACCGCGCCCAGGAGCAGTGGTAG
- the thsA gene encoding thermosome subunit alpha: MTNGGNPQQVLSRRNGFHRLDGRDAQADNVAAARALSETIKTTLGPKGLDKLLVSSDGTIVVTNDGASIVDRMEIVHPAAKSIVEVAAQQDSQVGDGTTSAIVLAGELLEEAESLLEKGLHQTTIARGYTLAAERARDTLDERTIPVAPDDRSRLRTVARTAITGKWDREASDFLAEKTVAAVRAIERDGTVDLKRITRTAIPGSSYYDSELVEGLVIDMESSSTTPVSPEPGLPDVFEDATVALVDDQLTIETATGQGAVTLESPEDVRDLREYEQEVYERYVDRITDAGADVVFCQKSIDDMVRYLLAKAGILAVERTRQDELEKIGRATGASPVGTVDDLRATDTGLARRVERRDLGPTEVAIVDGGPGVDQVSLLLRGGTQQVADETKRVVDGCFHVLSRAIEDGAVVPGGGAMEIHLARDLREYAANVPGREQLAVEAFADALEVIPRTLAASAGLDPIDAIVELRARHHDGDHAAGLRLEEESGRIGDVVEGGILEPRAVTERAIASAAEAANVIVRVDEVVAVTREEGEHEHEHEHEHGPGGVVESTEGYPWAVGHSMGH; the protein is encoded by the coding sequence ATGACAAACGGTGGCAACCCTCAACAGGTACTCTCGCGGAGAAACGGGTTCCACAGGCTCGACGGACGCGACGCACAGGCGGACAACGTCGCGGCCGCCAGGGCGCTTTCGGAAACCATCAAGACGACGCTCGGCCCGAAGGGACTGGACAAACTCCTCGTGAGTTCGGACGGCACGATCGTCGTGACCAACGATGGAGCGAGCATCGTCGATCGGATGGAGATCGTCCATCCCGCCGCGAAATCGATCGTCGAGGTCGCGGCCCAACAGGATTCACAGGTCGGTGACGGGACGACGTCGGCGATCGTTCTGGCGGGTGAACTGCTCGAGGAGGCCGAGTCGCTTCTCGAGAAGGGGCTCCACCAGACGACCATCGCGCGGGGGTACACCCTCGCTGCCGAACGCGCACGGGACACGCTGGACGAACGGACGATTCCGGTGGCTCCTGACGACCGCTCTCGGCTTCGAACCGTCGCACGCACGGCGATCACGGGCAAGTGGGATCGAGAGGCGAGCGACTTCCTGGCGGAAAAGACGGTCGCCGCCGTCCGCGCGATCGAACGGGACGGGACGGTCGATCTGAAACGTATCACGCGCACCGCGATTCCGGGTAGTTCCTACTACGACTCGGAACTCGTCGAGGGACTCGTCATCGACATGGAGTCGTCGTCCACGACACCGGTATCACCCGAACCCGGCCTCCCCGACGTGTTCGAAGACGCCACCGTCGCACTCGTCGACGATCAGCTCACGATCGAAACGGCGACTGGACAGGGGGCGGTCACCCTCGAGTCCCCGGAGGACGTACGCGATCTCAGAGAGTACGAGCAGGAGGTCTACGAGCGATACGTCGACCGGATCACCGACGCGGGTGCAGACGTCGTCTTCTGCCAGAAGTCGATCGACGATATGGTCCGGTACTTGCTCGCGAAGGCTGGCATCCTCGCCGTCGAACGGACTCGACAGGACGAACTCGAGAAGATCGGTCGTGCCACGGGAGCGAGTCCGGTCGGAACGGTCGACGACCTGAGGGCTACGGACACCGGCCTGGCGCGACGGGTCGAGCGCCGTGACCTCGGCCCGACCGAAGTCGCGATCGTCGACGGCGGACCGGGTGTCGATCAGGTGTCGTTGCTCCTCCGAGGCGGGACACAACAGGTCGCCGACGAGACGAAGCGAGTCGTCGACGGGTGCTTTCACGTCCTGTCACGCGCGATCGAAGACGGCGCCGTCGTTCCCGGCGGCGGTGCGATGGAGATCCACCTCGCGAGGGATCTCCGCGAGTACGCGGCGAACGTCCCCGGAAGGGAGCAACTCGCCGTCGAGGCGTTCGCCGACGCCCTGGAAGTGATTCCCCGGACCCTCGCCGCATCGGCGGGGCTGGATCCGATCGACGCCATTGTCGAGTTACGAGCCAGACATCACGACGGCGATCACGCGGCAGGATTGCGACTCGAGGAGGAGTCGGGACGGATCGGCGACGTGGTCGAGGGCGGGATCCTCGAGCCCCGTGCGGTCACCGAGCGGGCGATCGCAAGTGCGGCCGAGGCCGCGAACGTGATCGTCCGCGTCGACGAAGTCGTCGCGGTGACCCGTGAAGAAGGTGAGCACGAACACGAGCACGAGCACGAGCACGGCCCGGGAGGCGTCGTCGAGAGTACCGAAGGATACCCGTGGGCGGTCGGTCACTCGATGGGGCACTGA
- the fmdA gene encoding formamidase, protein MPETIFEVDVDASIDEQPDPIVNRWHPDVPPVATIEPGEKVRIECLDWTGNQVKNDDSANDIRDMRLDPNHHLSGPFEVEGAEPGDVLVMDILDLGAFPDNEWGFTGIFELDNGGGFLTDHFPEARKAIWEVDGVMTHSRHIEDVRFPGCAHPGIVGTAPSHELLEEWNEREQALIERGPDAETAVNHETREDDPPLALPPEPNEVFLGDMDEEDVEDAAEEAARTIPPRENAGNCDIKNLGRGSRVYLPVFVDGANFITGDLHFSQGDGEITFCGAIEIAGWIDMKVDVIKNGMEQLGTDYAMFKPGYQDPDFSNYVVFEGYSVDEDGTQHYKNANVGMRRACLDAIDYLTNFGYTEEQAYILLSTIPVESRIAGIVDLPNTCVTVSVPNEAFDIDIDPDTLSDEYDSGDKGDIAKPS, encoded by the coding sequence ATGCCAGAAACGATATTCGAGGTGGACGTCGACGCGTCCATCGACGAACAGCCAGATCCGATAGTGAACCGCTGGCACCCGGACGTTCCACCGGTAGCGACGATCGAACCCGGTGAGAAGGTTCGGATCGAATGCCTCGACTGGACGGGGAACCAGGTGAAAAACGACGACAGCGCGAACGACATCCGAGACATGCGATTGGATCCCAACCATCACTTGAGCGGCCCCTTCGAGGTCGAAGGAGCCGAACCCGGTGACGTTCTCGTCATGGACATTCTGGATCTCGGGGCGTTCCCGGACAACGAGTGGGGATTCACCGGAATCTTCGAACTCGACAACGGTGGCGGGTTCCTCACCGACCACTTCCCGGAAGCCCGGAAGGCCATCTGGGAGGTCGACGGCGTAATGACTCACTCGCGTCATATCGAGGACGTCAGGTTCCCGGGTTGTGCCCACCCCGGCATCGTCGGAACGGCACCCTCGCACGAATTGCTCGAGGAGTGGAACGAACGCGAGCAGGCACTCATCGAGCGGGGGCCGGACGCCGAAACCGCAGTCAATCACGAAACTCGAGAGGACGACCCGCCGCTCGCCCTGCCACCGGAGCCGAACGAGGTGTTCCTCGGGGACATGGACGAGGAAGACGTCGAGGACGCGGCCGAAGAGGCAGCCCGAACGATCCCGCCCCGGGAGAACGCTGGTAACTGCGACATCAAGAACCTCGGTCGCGGCTCCCGGGTGTACCTCCCCGTATTCGTCGACGGTGCGAACTTCATCACCGGGGACCTGCACTTCTCCCAGGGTGACGGGGAGATCACCTTCTGCGGCGCCATCGAGATCGCCGGCTGGATCGACATGAAGGTGGACGTCATCAAAAACGGGATGGAGCAGTTGGGAACTGATTACGCGATGTTCAAACCCGGATACCAGGACCCCGACTTCTCGAACTACGTCGTCTTCGAGGGTTACTCCGTCGACGAGGACGGAACCCAGCACTACAAGAACGCGAACGTCGGAATGCGCCGTGCCTGCCTGGACGCGATCGACTACCTGACGAACTTCGGCTACACCGAAGAACAGGCGTACATCCTCCTCAGCACGATCCCCGTCGAGAGCCGCATCGCGGGGATCGTCGACCTGCCGAACACCTGCGTGACGGTGTCGGTTCCCAACGAGGCCTTCGACATCGACATCGATCCGGATACGCTCTCTGACGAGTACGACTCCGGTGACAAGGGAGACATCGCCAAGCCCTCCTGA
- the fmdA gene encoding formamidase: protein MPEVQFEVDVDEPPDEQPGDNPFNRWHPKIESVITVEPGETVRLECLDWTGGQIQDNDNANEVRDVDLNQVHYLSGPVEVTGAEPGDLLKTTLLDIGPLNERSEFGFTGIFSQQNGGGFLTDHFPDAAKAIWDLDGTYVSSRHIPDVYYEGMIHPGLIGTAPSHELLEEWNEREQELIEKHEEDPESIQNHPTGESEPPVASPPTTDGALPGEATGDTADSIAEEGARTVPPREHGGNCDIKDLSLGSTIYFPVFVDGAKFGIGDIHASQGDGEITFCGAIEMAGYVDVKFELVKNGMNKYGIDHPIFEPGHRGPNFTDYVVFEGYSVTEDGEQRYMDPHVAYRRAALEAIEYLTKFGYTREQAYMILGTVPIQGRQSGIVDIPNACSTIAVPKDVFEFDVSPDALDEHDGRDQIPITDDPLG from the coding sequence ATGCCCGAAGTACAATTCGAGGTGGACGTCGACGAGCCACCCGACGAACAGCCAGGGGACAACCCGTTTAATCGCTGGCATCCGAAGATCGAGTCCGTCATCACGGTCGAGCCTGGCGAGACGGTTCGACTCGAGTGTCTCGACTGGACTGGTGGACAGATACAGGACAACGACAACGCGAACGAGGTCCGGGACGTGGACCTCAACCAGGTTCACTACCTGAGCGGTCCCGTGGAGGTAACCGGAGCCGAGCCGGGAGACCTGCTGAAGACGACGCTCCTCGATATCGGGCCGCTGAACGAACGGTCGGAGTTCGGCTTCACTGGGATCTTTTCCCAACAGAACGGTGGCGGGTTCCTCACCGATCACTTCCCCGACGCTGCGAAGGCGATCTGGGATCTCGACGGAACGTACGTTTCCTCGAGACACATTCCGGACGTCTACTACGAGGGGATGATCCACCCGGGATTGATCGGTACCGCCCCTTCCCACGAACTGCTCGAGGAGTGGAACGAGCGCGAACAGGAACTGATCGAGAAACACGAGGAGGATCCCGAGTCCATCCAGAACCACCCGACCGGCGAGTCGGAACCGCCCGTCGCGTCGCCGCCGACCACTGACGGGGCCCTTCCCGGCGAGGCGACCGGCGACACCGCCGACAGCATCGCCGAAGAAGGTGCCAGGACGGTCCCTCCGCGGGAACACGGCGGCAACTGTGACATCAAGGATCTCTCGCTGGGTTCGACGATCTACTTCCCGGTCTTCGTCGACGGTGCGAAGTTCGGCATCGGTGACATCCACGCCTCCCAGGGCGACGGGGAGATCACCTTCTGCGGCGCCATCGAAATGGCCGGCTACGTGGACGTGAAGTTCGAACTCGTCAAGAACGGGATGAACAAGTACGGCATCGACCACCCCATATTCGAACCGGGGCATCGCGGCCCGAACTTCACCGATTACGTCGTCTTCGAGGGCTACTCCGTCACGGAGGACGGCGAACAGCGGTACATGGATCCTCACGTCGCGTATCGGCGTGCCGCGCTCGAAGCGATCGAGTATTTGACCAAGTTCGGATACACGCGCGAACAGGCGTACATGATCCTCGGAACCGTCCCCATCCAGGGCAGACAGAGCGGGATCGTCGACATTCCCAACGCATGTTCGACGATCGCCGTCCCGAAGGACGTCTTCGAGTTCGACGTCAGTCCCGACGCACTCGACGAGCACGACGGCCGCGACCAGATCCCGATCACCGACGATCCGCTGGGCTGA
- a CDS encoding transcriptional regulator codes for MSENETDPATDRERLPPKTITDRFDSLSVGDEISFNDRDTPYEVVETDRYSVTVAGPNDNRVTLSQNLQTGGWVVHEELWWIDAERGVD; via the coding sequence ATGTCCGAGAACGAGACTGACCCCGCCACGGATCGAGAACGGCTCCCGCCGAAGACGATTACCGACCGGTTCGATTCCCTCAGCGTTGGCGACGAAATATCGTTCAACGATCGAGACACCCCGTACGAGGTCGTCGAGACGGACAGATACTCGGTTACGGTCGCCGGTCCGAACGACAATCGCGTCACGCTATCACAGAACCTCCAGACCGGCGGGTGGGTCGTCCACGAGGAACTCTGGTGGATCGATGCTGAACGGGGCGTGGACTGA